Genomic DNA from Salvia miltiorrhiza cultivar Shanhuang (shh) chromosome 1, IMPLAD_Smil_shh, whole genome shotgun sequence:
ATGTCATTCTGTAGTGAAATCTAATGAAAAATGAATGTGTATTGTTCTATCTAGATTTTCAATTGACGAAatctattgaaaatataaaaaaaaaaaaaatattctaaaggaaataaatatatgaatgcaaaaatcataaaataaaaatctcttATTATTAAACCATAAATTAACGAGAGGGCAAGAATCTCAAATGGTAACTATGATGTTGTTGCAATCAATTTATGTTGATGAGTTGCAGTTGGCACTATCCTTGAAATTTCTGAGTAGCTGCCAAATTAACAGTCCTTTTTCACTGCATCTATTCACTTTAGGTTGACTTTGCGTAAGTGGGCACATGGaatcaataatttttaaattgtgaattaTTTAGACCGAGACAATATTTTGATCGTTCCCACCATCAATCAAGAGAAGAAAACAACGAAAAAAAACATACATAGTGAGGTAACTGTGACAATGGCGGATGCTATAATTTCAGTTGTAGTGGAGAGAGTTGCAGCTATCATTGAAGATCAGATTCGCTACGAGGTCAATTTGGTGAGAGGCGTCGAGAAGGAGCTTCTAGATCTTTCCGACAAGCTCGAGACGATAAAAAATGTGTTGGATGATGCAGAAAAGAGAGGAGTGACGGATCAAAGCGTCAAAAATTGGTTGAAAAGGCTCAAAGATACTGCTTATGAAATGGATGACCTTTTGGATGAATGGAACTACGCTCTTCTCAAACATAAGATGGCTAAGCAAAAGGTATGCTGCTCTTTCATCCCATCTTCATGTTTATGTTTCAACAAAGTTGTTGTTCGTCATGATACTGCAAGGAAAATAAAAGGTGTGAAAGCTATACTTGATCAGATTTTGAAGGAGAAAGATGATTTTAGTTTTGTCATGTTGCTGCCAACAACTGTTCCTGTGCCTAAATCTGGGCGAGATCAATCAACATCTTCGATTGAACTACAAAAAGTTCACGGGGTAGACATTGAGAGGAATAAGAATGATATTGTGAGGAAGCTTATCAGGCTTGATGCTGATACCCAAATTGTGAGTATAGTTGGGATGGGGGGAATTGGGAAGACAACTCTTGCTCAGCTTGTTTATAATAATACTCAAGTAAAGGATTGTTTTGAATTAACAATTTGGATATGTGTTTCTGATCCCTTTGATGTGGCTGCGATTGCGAGAGGAATTGTTGAGTGTGCGCGAATAGAAACCATTCCTCCAAATACCAACCAATTGGAATTGGTACTAGAAAAACTAAGAGATTGTATTTCAGGAAAGAAGTTTCTTCTTGTCCTTGATGATGTTTGGACAGAAGACTACAACAAATGGGAACCCTTGAAAATCAATCTGCAATATGGCGCACCAACTAGTAAAATTTTGGTGACAACAAGAAATGAAAGGGTAGCTAAAATGATGGGCAGCTTAGATGAAGACATCTACCGGCCACAACAGCTGAGTGATGAAGAGTGTTGGTCATTAATGCGTCCCATATCCCTTTCAGGAAGGAGTGAGGAGGAATGTAGAGAGTTTGAGAATGTTGGGAATAAAATAGCTAGCAAGTGCAAGGGATTGCCTCTTGCTGCAAATGTTTTGGGAAGTCTTTTGCAATTCAAGAATAGTTGGGAAGAGTGGGAAAATGTATGGAAGAGTGAAATATGGCAATTGGAGAAGGCGGAAGTAGAGCTTTTTCCTCATTTGGTTTTAAGCTACAATGAATTGTCACCAGCTCTTAAGCATTGTTTTTCATATTGTGCTGTTTATCCTAAAGATTGCCGAATCAATATTGAGATTCTGATAGAAGAGTGGATGGCATTAGGGTATTTAGGCTCTATGATTGGAGATATTGATGGAGTGGAACTTAAAGGGAGAGAGTACTTCAACAATTTAACAATGCGTTCTTTGTTTCAAGACTTTGAGGAAAGTGAATCGGGAGAACAAATAGGAGTAGAATGGTGTAAAGTGCATGATATAGTACATGATTTTGCTAAATTTGTTAGGAAGAATAATGACAGAGGTGAAATGAGAAAGAGAAGTTGCCAATTAGTTTGTAATCCTTTATTGGTTTCTGAGGTCCAAGTTTATCGAAGTATACATTGGGACAAGAAAATTCCTCCCCTTGTTTGTGATTGCCTGAAAAGTGTTAGGGTGTTAAGATTTAATAGGGGACTACAGGATGGTCCTCCACAAGGAATGGAAAAGTTGATTCACTTGAGATGGTTGGATTTAAGAGGTACTCCTTTGTTCCAGGAAGACCTCAAAATCATTTGTAGGCTTTACTTCTTGCAAACTCTTTTGTTAGCAGAGTGCTCCCTAGAAGAGATTTGGGGAGAAATTGGGAATTTGGTTAAGTTGAGACACCTTGACTTAAGTAGAAATGAGGGATTGAAGGAGTTACCAGAGAGCATGTGTAGTCTGCTTGAATTGCAAACTCTCTTGTTAGCAAACTGCTCTTTAGAAGCGATTCCTGCAGATATTGGGAATTTGATTAAGTTGAGACACCTTGACTTAAGTGTGAATAAATTGTTAAAGGAGTTACCAGAGAGCATGTGTAGTCTGTTTGAATTGCAAATCTTGAATATTGTCGGCTGCAGAGATCTCAATGGACTTCCCCAAGGGATCCATAGACTCCAAAACCTCCAACACCTTCTTATTGAGAGCACTCTTGCAAGCAACCATGGTTTGCCTCAAGGAGTAGGTGAGTTAAGTGGTCTCCGCACATTAGAATTGGGGTTGTTCAGAGTGGGAATTGGTTACAACAAGTTGGGATTGTTGAAAAGATTAAACCGTCTTACTGGAGATCTAAAATTGAAAATCCACTTGAAACGTAGTAGTGATCCGGAGGAGTTGGTTGAGGATGCTCGAGAAGCACGGCTAAGGAACAAGATACACATTCGAAATCTGAGTATAACGTTCGAGGATGAGATGAATGAAAGAGAACAGGCATCATCAATGTGGATGGACGTAATAGAAGCTTTGGAGCCCAATATTGAGAAGCTGCAACAACTTGAAATCAGGGGATATAAAGGGTCCAGACTTCCGCAATGGATGTCATCGCCCCTCAACTTAATAAAACAGATTATACTCTCTAAATTCAGTGAGGTGTGTTCATTGCCGGCTTTGGGGAAACTACCTTTCTTGGAAGTTCTGTATATGCGGGGACTGAAGGAATTGAAGGTGGTGGGACGGGAGTTTATGGGAATagattcttcatcttcttcgtcCACGTCTAATCATGTGGTTGCTGCATTTCCCAAGCTCAAGATTCTAGAATTTGGCTCATGCCCCAAATGGGAAGAGTGGGAGGACTTAACTGCGGAAGAAGAAGAATCTGCAGTGGTCTCCCTCATGCCATGTCTCACAGAGTTAACTATCTATTCATGTATGGTTTTGAAGAAGCTTCCGCATCGCCTCCTGCGTAAGGCCTCCTTGTCTTTGCAGATCTTGAACATTTGGTCTTCATCAGAGCTAGTAAAAAGATATGGAGACGACCAAGATTCACCTTGGAGATCCATATCCCAATATAATCCCCATCTTCGTCTCTTTCACTAATgcaaatttgaaatttatgtcttcttcttccttccaACTTCCTAGTGTTGTTTCCTAGATTTCCTAAAACGATTGTCTCCTGTGTAACTATTTTTGTGGTTATTTTTTCCACTACAAAATTGAGGTATAGTTGGGTTGTGAAACGGAAACTTCTTATGGAGTATATTATTGgattcaaaattatatatatttatagattcaattgttaaaaataaaaaagttgaagAGACTTAATCCAAACGATAAAGTTGAGACATTATGCAAGAGGTTATTGAATTATAAGAGGTTGGATTGCGGCATATCCATGATCATTGAACTGCTGGTTGGAAATTAGATGAATTGTTAGTATGGGAACTTTGAGTTTGTATTTGTGATTTAGTGATTTCTTTTTCAgcttttccttttgtgattgcaAAATGAATTTATATGAttggtttcttttttttaaGTGATTATCTAATTTGGCGAAGATTAGTAAAAATTTCGTCTTCTATAAAGAGGATGAGTGGATGAGTATGGTACTTGAGAATCAGATGTAGTAGTTGATTCTTGCGCAAACAAGTGGAcataatttttcaattataaatGTGAAGCTACATTGAAAGAAGGCGCTATAAATAGAAATATAGAAtcacatattaaataaaattatttggtTTGTTTCCAGGACCAACCATAGAAGTGGGCCATCCTATACAAACAACAGCCCAACTTTAAAGCCTTTAACTAATAGATTATCTTCCACTTGAACCAACGTGAATAaactaaattatttgattttttttttctttttcacagAAGCTAATTGGTTCATGAATTTTCACCTTTTATAAGGACTAGTCAGTTCACCCAATAAAAATACATATGTAACAACTTCCAAAAGTTTACATCAACTTTGAAGTCTCAGCATCACACAAATTAGAGTCGTATCATACGAGGAGCAAAAGAATATgctcctttttcttcacaaaacacACCAATCAAAATCTAACTATCCGTTACGCTTCACAATCAAAAGAAGAAAGCAACAAACTAAATCAAGGGCTGAAAACTTTccacattttctttttaattcagCCCAAATTatagtagtataattttttgAATCCTACTGGTGAACTTTGACTGGTTGGGGCAAGGCTATAGGCATTGTCTCAATCTTGAAATCAACTGATAACAATTGAACtgaatcttgaatcttgatcTTCTCTATGAGCTTCATCACAATCTTCTCCATGTCTTCTCCATCGATCCATTCGTGTATTTCAGCTCTCAAAAGTGCGCGATTTTCGCATATTAAGCCCCAAACCGGGAAGTTCTTCCTCGGCATCATGAAATCTCCATCTCTCAGCTTCAAACTCGGGCAAAAATCTCCGGCCCCATCGCCGAGGTATATGATCCTCTGCTTCCCTTCCTTGGCTAAAGTGGCTTGAATTCTGTCTATGATCATGCCCTTCATCAAATAAAACAATGCAAACTAATTAGCTCACACTATTCACATTATACTGACTTATGTCATTATCTCAAATTCTTTTATCATTATGCCTTGTGAAAAAGTTACTATAAATTAATGACAAGATTTTGTGGGGTCGCTATCTTttcaaaaattagaaaatatttaaCAGAATCCTTGTGGAACAAGATTCTCTGAAACAATTCTTAAAAAAGAGATTCTCTTAAACAAGTACCATCCAGCATATTCCAGACACAAAATCACAAATTCTGctgattaaaagaaaacaactCTCCactttcttcaattttattcgAAATGAAGAATTTCTCAAgaatctgtttttttttttttttttttaaatagtagtaataaaaattcatataccTTGCACATGTTTGGAGGGCAGAGGCTGCAGCCATGAGGGGCTGTCTGAAAATCAACAAAAGGAGAGATTCTGAGCCTCCCTTCTTCGTCGACATAGCTCGGATTCGTGTTGATTTCTGAGAAGCAATCCTTTATTCCAAGATGATCAACAATCGTTTCGATGAAAAATAGGTTTGCATCACTCACTATCCTCAAATCACATctgaaaataaaacaaaattaatgcTACATattaggcaaaaaaaaaaactagacgAAACGCTCATGAATGGCAGCTGCGAGta
This window encodes:
- the LOC131009694 gene encoding uncharacterized protein LOC131009694 codes for the protein MAYAVISVVAERVAAFIEDRVNLVRGVKKQLLHLSDKLHTIRDVLDDAENRGVKDQSVKNWLKKLEDTAYEMDDILDEWNYALLKHKMPKQKVNCSFIPSSWFCSNKVGVRHDTAIKIQIVKATLDQILKEKDDFNFVISLPAIVPVPKSWRDQSTSSIEFDKVYGRDEDRDNIVRQLMKLDGDAQLVCVVGMGGIGKTTLAQLVYNDTQIEDCFELKIWICVSEPFDMVAIARGIVDSVGIETIPPNTDQLDLVLQKLRDSVSGKKFLLVLDDVWTEEYNKWQPLKINLQYGAPTSKILVTTRNERVAKMMGTLDEDIYHPQQLSDEECWSLMRRISLSGRSEEECGEFEEVGKKIASKCKGLPLAANVLGSLLQFKNSLEEWENILESEIWQLEKAELELFPHLLLSYNELSPSLKRCFSYCAIYPKDYQISVECLIQEWLALGYLGNVTENGGVKLKGREHFNNLAMRCLFQDFHKSDELGEQIEWCKMHDIVHDFAQFLRKNNERGEMRKRSCQLVCDPSLVSDVQVYRSIYWDKGTPPLLCDCLKSLRVLRFNKGLDGPPPRGMEKLIHLRWLDLSGTTLSEEDLKMICRLYFLQTLSLAECSLEEISREIENLVKLRHLDLSANYKLKEIPESVYSLVELQTLSLAFCSVEEIGGEIGNLVHLRNLHLSANELLKELPESMCNLVELQTLDITDCSHLSILPQGIHKLQNLQRLLIDGTLASRRLPQGVGELSGLRTLKLTSFKVGSDCNKLGLLKKLNHLTRDLTLVIQLRRSSDVEELVEDAREAELRNKIHIRRLFITFEDEMDERERSSSSLWMDVIEALEPYHKLYYLEISGYGGSRLPHWMSSPLNLIKEINLYGFSEVCSLPAIGKLPFLEVLSVNGMDELKVVGREFLGIESSSSSSSSTSNDEVVAAFPKLKKLSFWYCHKWEEWDDITAEEEEEEFADVCMMPCLTRLYLNWCEGLKKLPHRLLRKASSLQMLNIRYSSELEKRYGDDKEGSAWRSISQYNPKLQLHLSSETDLDRDNILIVPTINQEKKTTKKNIHSEVTVTMADAIISVVVERVAAIIEDQIRYEVNLVRGVEKELLDLSDKLETIKNVLDDAEKRGVTDQSVKNWLKRLKDTAYEMDDLLDEWNYALLKHKMAKQKVCCSFIPSSCLCFNKVVVRHDTARKIKGVKAILDQILKEKDDFSFVMLLPTTVPVPKSGRDQSTSSIELQKVHGVDIERNKNDIVRKLIRLDADTQIVSIVGMGGIGKTTLAQLVYNNTQVKDCFELTIWICVSDPFDVAAIARGIVECARIETIPPNTNQLELVLEKLRDCISGKKFLLVLDDVWTEDYNKWEPLKINLQYGAPTSKILVTTRNERVAKMMGSLDEDIYRPQQLSDEECWSLMRPISLSGRSEEECREFENVGNKIASKCKGLPLAANVLGSLLQFKNSWEEWENVWKSEIWQLEKAEVELFPHLVLSYNELSPALKHCFSYCAVYPKDCRINIEILIEEWMALGYLGSMIGDIDGVELKGREYFNNLTMRSLFQDFEESESGEQIGVEWCKVHDIVHDFAKFVRKNNDRGEMRKRSCQLVCNPLLVSEVQVYRSIHWDKKIPPLVCDCLKSVRVLRFNRGLQDGPPQGMEKLIHLRWLDLRGTPLFQEDLKIICRLYFLQTLLLAECSLEEIWGEIGNLVKLRHLDLSRNEGLKELPESMCSLLELQTLLLANCSLEAIPADIGNLIKLRHLDLSVNKLLKELPESMCSLFELQILNIVGCRDLNGLPQGIHRLQNLQHLLIESTLASNHGLPQGVGELSGLRTLELGLFRVGIGYNKLGLLKRLNRLTGDLKLKIHLKRSSDPEELVEDAREARLRNKIHIRNLSITFEDEMNEREQASSMWMDVIEALEPNIEKLQQLEIRGYKGSRLPQWMSSPLNLIKQIILSKFSEVCSLPALGKLPFLEVLYMRGLKELKVVGREFMGIDSSSSSSTSNHVVAAFPKLKILEFGSCPKWEEWEDLTAEEEESAVVSLMPCLTELTIYSCMVLKKLPHRLLRKASLSLQILNIWSSSELVKRYGDDQDSPWRSISQYNPHLRLFH
- the LOC130991802 gene encoding inorganic pyrophosphatase 1-like, producing MAGITIVFDFDKTMVDVDSDNWVVDELGATDLFNQLLPTMPWNSLMDEMMSELHAQGKTIEDIKDVLRRIPIHPKIVPTIKTAHALGCDLRIVSDANLFFIETIVDHLGIKDCFSEINTNPSYVDEEGRLRISPFVDFQTAPHGCSLCPPNMCKGMIIDRIQATLAKEGKQRIIYLGDGAGDFCPSLKLRDGDFMMPRKNFPVWGLICENRALLRAEIHEWIDGEDMEKIVMKLIEKIKIQDSVQLLSVDFKIETMPIALPQPVKVHQ